The following proteins are co-located in the Scomber scombrus chromosome 2, fScoSco1.1, whole genome shotgun sequence genome:
- the LOC133993903 gene encoding extracellular superoxide dismutase [Cu-Zn]-like: MRQYGSISMWVTTLVVVLLAGCQPCVSADCDTMGPPEISQQNDTLYAACKMRPSTSLAEGLPKVYGQVLFKQDYPEGKLKVLLRFSGFPRGSNPEPRAIHIHQYGDLSRGCDSTGGHYNPDSVDHPNHPGDFGNFESQQGKINTVIESEATLFGSQSVIGRAVVIHEKIDDLGRGGDAGSLLHGNAGRRLGCCIIGISSPNLWNMYANNMRLRRN, encoded by the exons ATGCGTCAATACGG GTCAATAAGTATGTGGGTCACAACACTGGTGGTGGTTCTGCTGGCAGGCTGTCAGCCATGTGTATCAGCTGACTGTGACACCATGGGTCCACCGGAGATCTCGCAGCAGAATGACACTCTGTATGCAGCCTGTAAAATGAGGCCCAGCACATCACTAGCTGAGGGTCTGCCCAAAGTGTATGGTCAAGTGCTGTTTAAGCAGGATTATCCTGAGGGAAAGCTCAAAGTCCTTCTCCGCTTCAGTGGGTTCCCCAGAGGGAGCAATCCAGAGCCCAGAGCGATACATATTCATCAGTATGGAGACCTGAGTCGGGGGTGTGACTCCACCGGTGGCCACTACAATCCAGACAGCGTAGATCACCCCAACCACCCTGGAGACTTTGGTAACTTTGAATCCCAACAAGGAAAAATCAATACAGTGATTGAATCTGAGGCAACATTGTTCGGAAGCCAGTCTGTGATTGGAAGAGCTGTGGTAATCCATGAAAAGATAGATGACTTAGGCCGTGGTGGGGATGCTGGGAGCCTGCTGCATGGAAATGCAGGCCGGAGGCTTGGCTGCTGCATTATTGGGATAAGCTCCCCCAATCTCTGGAATATGTACGCTAATAATATGCGGCTGAGGAGAAATTAA
- the LOC133992016 gene encoding ATP-dependent RNA helicase DHX15 yields the protein MSKRHRLDLGDDYSSTKKRSEGRDRDRDRDREDRSRDRDRDRDRDRDRDRDRDPKSSSVPSNSTPVVVGLPPLKQMAAQQQINPFTNLPHTPRFYEILKKRLQLPVWEYKESFNDIITRQQSFVLVGETGSGKTTQIPQWCVELVRGLPGPKRAVACTQPRRVAAMSVAQRVADEMDVMLGQEVGYSIRFEDCSSAKTILKYMTDGMLLREAMNDPLLERYGVIILDEAHERTLATDILMGVLKEVVRQRPDLKVIVMSATLDAGKFQVYFDNCPLLTIPGRTHPVEIFYTPEPERDYLEAAIRTVIQIHMCEEDEGDCLLFLTGQEEIDEACKRIKREVDDLGPEVGDIKIIPLYSTLPPQQQQRIFEPPPPRKPNGAIGRKVVVSTNIAETSLTIDGVVFVIDPGFAKQKVYNPRIRVESLLVTAISKASAQQRAGRAGRTRPGKCFRLYTEKAYKTEMQDNTYPEILRSNLGSVVLQLKKLGIDDLVHFDFMDPPAPETLMRALELLNYLAALNDDGDLTELGSMMAEFPLDPQLAKMVIASCEYNCSNEILSITAMLSVPQCFVRPTEAKKAADESKMRFAHIDGDHLTLLNVYHAFKQNHESNQWCYDNFVNYRSLMSADNVRQQLSRIMDRFNLPRRSTEFTSRDYYINIRRALCTGFFMQVAHLERTGHYLTVKDNQVVQLHPSTVLDHKPEWVLYNEFVLTTKNYIRTCTDIKPEWLVKIAPQYYEMGNFPQCEAKRQLERIIAKLESKEYSQY from the exons ATGTCCAAAAGACATCGTCTGGATTTGGGCGATGACTACTCCTCGACTAAGAAGAGGTCTGAAGG GAGAGATAGGGACCGTGACAGAGACCGTGAGGATCGCTCCCGGGACAGAGACCGAGATCGCGATcgggacagagacagagaccgGGACAGAGACCCAAAGTCATCTAGCGTGCCATCTAACAGCACACCAGTTGTGGTGGGCTTACCGCCCCTCAAGCAGATGGCGGCGCAGCAGCAGATCAACCCATTCACCAACCTGCCGCACACGCCGCGCTTCTATGAGATCCTGAAGAAGAGGTTACAGCTACCAGTTTGGGAATACAAGGAAAGCTTCAATGATATCATCACACGTCAACAGAGCTTTGTCCTCGTCGGAGAGACTGGCTCTGGGAAGACAACACAG ATCCCACAGTGGTGTGTGGAATTGGTGAGGGGCTTGCCTGGTCCTAAGCGGGCAGTGGCTTGTACTCAGCCCAGGAGAGTGGCAGCTATGAGTGTCGCTCAAAGAGTGGCAGACGAAATGGACGTCATGCTTGGTCAGGAAGTCGGCTATTCCATTCGATTTGAGGACTGTAGCTCTGCCAAGACTATACTGAA GTACATGACAGACGGTATGTTGCTTAGAGAGGCTATGAACGACCCGCTGCTGGAACGATATGGTGTGATAATTCTGGACGAGGCCCACGAGCGAACACTGGCCACAGACATCCTGATGGGAGTACTGAAGGAGGTGGTGCGACAAAGACCAGATCTGAAG GTGATTGTCATGAGTGCCACGCTAGATGCCGGGAAGTTTCAGGTGTACTTTGACAACTGTCCTCTGCTGACTATTCCTGGACGTACGCATCCTGTGGAGATCTTCTACACTCCTGAGCCAGAGCGAGACTACCTTGAAGCAGCAATCCGCACAGTCATCCAGATCCATATGTGTGAGGAAGATGAAGGTGACTGCCTTCTCTTTCTCACTGGTCAAGAG GAAATTGATGAGGCCTGCAAACGGATCAAGCGTGAGGTTGATGACCTTGGACCTGAAGTTGGAGACATTAAAATCATTCCACTGTATTCAACATTgccaccacagcagcagcaaaggaTCTTTGAGCCTCCTCCTCCAAGGAAACCCAATGGTGCAATAGGAAGAAAG GTTGTCGTGTCGACAAACATTGCCGAGACCTCTCTGACAATTGATGGTGTGGTGTTTGTCATCGATCCTGGATTCGCTAAACAAAAG gtgtacAATCCTCGTATCAGAGTTGAGTCATTGCTCGTCACGGCCATCAGTAAAGCTTCTGCCCAGCAGAGGGCAGGGCGAGCTGGCAGAACACGTCCAGGGAAATGTTTCCGTCTCTACACAGAGAAAGCATACAAAACAGAGATGCAG GATAACACATACCCTGAGATTCTGCGGTCCAACTTGGGATCTGTTGTGCTGCAGTTGAAAAAACTGGGTATCGATGACCTTGTGCACTTTGACTTCATGGATCCACCAG CTCCTGAGACTTTGATGAGGGCCCTCGAGCTGCTGAACTACCTGGCAGCTCTCAACGATGATGGTGACCTGACGGAGCTGGGCTCCATGATGGCTGAATTTCCTTTGGACCCCCAGCTGGCGAAGATGGTTATTGCTAGCTGCGAGTACAACTGCTCTAACGAGATCCTTTCCATTACTGCCATGTTGTCAG TCCCACAGTGTTTTGTCCGCCCCACGGAGGCTAAGAAGGCAGCAGACGAGTCCAAGATGAGGTTTGCTCACATCGACGGAGACCACTTGACGCTGCTCAACGTCTACCACGCCTTCAAACAAA ACCACGAGTCTAACCAGTGGTGCTATGACAACTTTGTCAACTACCGGTCACTGATGTCTGCCGACAACGTGCGGCAGCAGCTGTCCAGGATCATGGACCGCTTCAACCTGCCCCGCCGAAGCACTGAGTTTACCAGCAGAGATTACTACATCAACATCCGCAGAGCGCTCTGCACCGGCTTCTTCATGCAG GTGGCTCATTTGGAGCGCACGGGTCATTACCTCACAGTCAAAGACAACCAAGTGGTCCAACTGCACCCGTCTACAGTCCTGGACCACAAACCTGAATGGGTGCTGTACAATGAATTTGTCCTCACCACCAAGAACTACATACGCACTTGCACAGACATCAAACCAGAGTG GTTGGTGAAGATTGCACCCCAGTACTATGAAATGGGTAACTTCCCACAATGTGAAGCTAAAAGACAGCTGGAGCGAATCATTGCCAAACTAGAGAGCAAGGAGTATTCCCAGTACTGA